In the genome of Streptomyces sp. SAI-127, the window GTCGTACGCCCCCGAAGCGACGGCGTAGCAGGCGTTGCGCAGTGCCTCCGAGCCGGTGGCGCACATGTTCTCGACGCGGGTGACCGGCTTGTTGGGCAGGTGGAGCGCCCGGCTCAGGGTCAGCCCGGACACGCCGGAGGCCTGGGTGCCGAACCAGTACGCGTCGATGTCGTCGAGGGTGATGCCGGCAGAGGTGACCGCCTCGCCCACGGCGTCGATCAGCAGGTCGTCCGCCGAGCGGGTCCAGTGCTCGCCGAAGGGCGTGCAGCCCATGCCGACGATCGCGACCCGGTCCCGTATTCCGTGCGAGCCCATCAGTGTGTCCCCTCGGTCTCGTCGGTCTCGCCCGTGCGCACCGGCCGGGCCTTCCAGAAGTAGTTGTGCACGCCGGACGCGGTGACCGTGCGCCGGAAGGTCATCTCCACGCGGGCGCCGATGACGGCGTCGGCCTCGGTGGCGTCGGTCAGCTGGCAGCGGAACCGGCCGCCGCCGTCGTAGTCGACGACCACGACCAGCATCGGCGGACTCGGCGTGGCCGCCAGGCGGTCGACGGTGAACGTGGCGACCGTGCCGCGCACGTGCGCCATCGGCTCGTCGGTCATGGCGTCGACGCTCCGGCAGGAGGTGCACACCCGGTCCGGCGGCAGATGCCGGGTGGCGCACTTCTCGCAACGGGAGGCGACGAAGCCGTACTTCCAGGCCGTGCGGCGGTGCGCGGGCGGGGCGTAGGGCGGCTCGGGGTCCGGCCGCCGGGGTGGTTCACGGTCGAGGAGACCGCGCCAGGACAGGTACGTGGCGTACGGCATCGGGGCGCTGCCCTGGGCGACCTGTGCGGAGACCGGGCGGGCAGCCCGGTGAGCCGGGAGCGCGTCGGTGGTGCGCAGCAGGAGGACTCCGGCGCCGTCGCCGAGCACGACGAGGGCGATGGTCTCGCCGGGCCGGGCCCGGTCGAGGACGTCGGCGAGGAGCAGTCCGGGCTGGGCGGTGCCGGCGTTGCCGATCGCTCCGGCCAGGTCCGGGGTCACCGCCTCGGGACGGACACCGGCTGTGCGCCGGACCGCCGCGCACGCGCGCGCGTGCAGGCCCGCGACCACGAAGTGGTCGATCGAGCCGATGTCGACCGCCGCGTGGTCCAGGGCAGCGGTGAGCGCCTTGTCCGCGAGGGACACGTAGATCTCCTCGGCGAAGCGCTCCTCCCAGACCCGGGAGACAGGCGCCCCCGGCAGCCGCCAGCGGTCGAGGATCTCGTCGCTGACCGTGTCGTGTGCGAGCAACTCCGCGATGACGGGGGCCCCGTTGCGGTGGCCGCCGAAGACGAACGCCGCCGCGCCATCGCCGCCCGCGACCTCGTCGCTGCCGCCGGGCAGGCCGGTGCGCAGGTCGGACAGGACCGTCAGGGTCGGTACCGGGGACCGGGCGGCCGTGACCAGGGCGCCGAGGCCCGAGCGCACGGAGCCGGCCATGTCGGCGGCGAGCACATGCTGGTCGAGACCGAGCGCGGCGTGGACGGCGGTGGCGTTGGTCTTGTCGAGGTAGGCGGGTGCGGCGGTGGCGAGGAAGAGCTGGCTGACGCGGGCGCGCAGGCCGTCGCGGGCCAGGGCGTCGCGGGCCGCCTCGACGGCCATGGACGTGGTGTCCTCGTCGTAGCCCGCGACCGCGCGGGTTCCCTTGCCTCCCCTGCCGCCCAGTGCGGCTGCGACATCCGTCCTCGCGAGGCGGTGGTACGGCACGT includes:
- a CDS encoding OB-fold domain-containing protein, which encodes MAGLIAYGAYVPYHRLARTDVAAALGGRGGKGTRAVAGYDEDTTSMAVEAARDALARDGLRARVSQLFLATAAPAYLDKTNATAVHAALGLDQHVLAADMAGSVRSGLGALVTAARSPVPTLTVLSDLRTGLPGGSDEVAGGDGAAAFVFGGHRNGAPVIAELLAHDTVSDEILDRWRLPGAPVSRVWEERFAEEIYVSLADKALTAALDHAAVDIGSIDHFVVAGLHARACAAVRRTAGVRPEAVTPDLAGAIGNAGTAQPGLLLADVLDRARPGETIALVVLGDGAGVLLLRTTDALPAHRAARPVSAQVAQGSAPMPYATYLSWRGLLDREPPRRPDPEPPYAPPAHRRTAWKYGFVASRCEKCATRHLPPDRVCTSCRSVDAMTDEPMAHVRGTVATFTVDRLAATPSPPMLVVVVDYDGGGRFRCQLTDATEADAVIGARVEMTFRRTVTASGVHNYFWKARPVRTGETDETEGTH